catttacatttatggcatttagcagacgcccttatccagagcgacttacagaggtgggacagtgtagtgttaggagtcttgcccaaggactcttattggtgtagcgcagcacagtcacccagactgggaatcgaaccccagtctcccacatggtgttttagctcagtggtgttatctgttgcgccacaccaaccaccattatTACTCATCATAAATGTCTAGATTTAAAGTACTCTAAAGTACTCTAAACTTTAAAAtcaatttaatttatattcttGTTTAAGTAAATATTACTTGTATttaatacattattacatttatgttattttacaaaaaaatacaacattAAACACAGTAGCCTAATCTAAGTAACACATTCTCAACCAAGTGTTTGATGAAAAATAAAACTTACTGAACAGTCGTTCTTTAAACAGTACAAGGAGATGGTCAGGTAAATGTATCTGCTGTGAAGCCAGATTTATAGCTTAGAAAAGGGGGAGGTCTGTGAATTCCTTGTGACCTGTGAAACATCATTTCATCTATGCTGAGGATTTTAAAAACATAGACAGTGCAATGTCTCTGAAGAGTGAAGCATTAAAATACCAATTTCAGACTTTAATTTAAGAGTATTTACATACATTAGGGTTTCAGCATGCGGTTTAGAGAGTTCACTTGGTGCTGAGATTCACCTCTGGTGATGCTTTGCCAAGCTTCTAAAGCAGCCATCCTCAGCTTGCTTGTTTCAGGGCCTTGTTCCCTTaagttttctcttcagtttatgGAACACATGCTTCATTGAATTTAAATCAGGTGACTGGCAAGAACTTTCAACTTTTTACTTTGAGAAACACTTGTGTTGTCTTGGCATATTTGGGGTCATTATTTTTTAGTAGGATGAATCCATTCCAATGAGTTTGGAGGCATTTACTGGAACTTGAGTAGATATGATGTTCCTATACACCTCAGAATTCATTGTGCTACTGCTTTCAGTAGTTACATTATCAATGAAGATAAGTGCTCCAGTACCTGTGGCAACCATACATGCCCAAGATGTGACAACCtacctccatgtttcacagataaGGCAGTATGCTTTGGATCGTGGGCAGTCCACACTTTGCTCTTGCCATAAGTCTAATTCAGGTTAGTCCTGGTCTCATCTGCAGGCTCTTTTaagtattgtgtttttttttacaaactgtAATGTGGTCAGTCTGTTTAGCACTTTGATGATTGCATTGTAGCCCCTGTACTTCAGTAAATGATGTCTTCTGCAGATAATAATCTCTGACAAATACAGACCTACATTCTCAAGGCTGTTTTCAGATCTGTTGAACAGACAATTGAGGATTCATCTAAAGATTAATAACAATGAACAGTGGATGTGTTTCTTTGCTTTCCAGTCCCTTTGCAATTAATGACCTCACCAGTGCATTTGTTCTTTCTAAAGATATTCCACACCGTTGATTTGGGTAATCTCAAGGTTTGACTTTAatggttttatttgtgttttttagcCTCTTAATAGCTTCTTTGACTTTCATTGATATATTTAGTAATTTTTATATAGCAGTATAAAATCATTTTCATCCTGGTTTGCTGAGGAAAACTACAGGACATCTCACACAAATACACTACAGGCACTATATTTCCCAAAATGCCCAGCATCTTTTTGAAAGCGTACAACCATTCATTAGTTAATAGACATTATTACAACAAAACCACTCATACTAAACAAAAAGGGCAGTCCGTTTCCCCAAGTTCTTTATTCACAGATTCATCAACAACACATACTCTAGACATTAACAATTAACATTTTGACTTCATCATGctgatatttttgttttttagtgaTCCAAAATGAATTGGTTTAATTCCactaatcatatttattttgatgcatattgctgctgtccaatacaAAACGtgcattatttttgtttgtttttatttttctccttcCTTTGAACCCTGAAGCTGCTCTgtgcactgtgtaaataattctgaatgagtggaccaataaaaatgctgtaaattgacttggaataaaatatttttacattgacccaCTCAATATTAAGGTTAAGCCTTTAAAGATTAAGGTTTTTCctcttcctgtaaagttgctcttttggacatacatgttgttctgtggacagtgacgatatatttttacatgtttCGTTTCCTAAAATTTATTTACTTCAAGCAATGGATAACAAGAAATTAAGTGTTTACATCAACTTACTAGACTTTTCAAGGCTGTGTCGTAACTAGACACTCAACAGCTATTTATCTTGCTCATACACATTTCTgtacagggaaaaaaaaacagtactacTCTATAGGCCTTCAGAGCCTGGGGTTGTGTTTCCCACAAGTCTTTTGTGATGGCCATCTGTGTGCTCGGGTCATGTGTAAGGTAGTAACACTATAGTCTACTCTTCAGCAAGCTAACATGTTGTGCAATGTTTAAATCAGTGTTTAAATATGATCACTGTTTCATTGGTTTCACCAATGTAACAATTATGCTCAATTTTATTCAATTTCAAAGTGGACAGAGAAGTTTTAAGTAGCTCTATTTTCATTGTGAAAATAAGGGGAATTATTTACTTGCTTTTTTTGATTCTCAGTAAAAATGAGCAGTTTGGCATGTTTACCAATATTTACTCTTTTAGTCTATTAGTATTTTCATCTaatttaaaacattatgtttCTGACAtgaacataataaaaataataaattcattaCCTAATGTTTAAACACAGCAACTTTTTTACGAAAGAAGAATTTGTAAACAAAATTCCTTATCACCTGACCACTCATACCATAAATAATAGGATTGACCAGGGGTGGGAATATCATAAAATAGAGAGACATGAAGGTCCGGAAGTCATGAGACAAATAGCTGATATTGAACCGACTTTGTATAATCTCAAAGAAACATCCAATGAAATAATTCAAAACAGCGAGAAGGTGAGGTGTGCATGTCTGAACTGCTTTTGTTTTACATTCTTTAGAAGAATAAAGACATACTCGCAAAATCTGTGCATAAGAAAACAAAATCAGGAGCATCTGTGGAAGCATAAATACAGTCATAGTTAAAACAAGGCCGATTACGCTATGAACTGTGATATCTGTGCAAGagagtttaatgagttcaaaatTTATGCAGTGTGTCTTAGTTATAACTGGACTGCAGAAGGTCAAGCGAATAGTTAATGACTCATATAAGAGAAACGTAATCAGAGGATAAACCCacataaaaatgactaaaatctGCAGCTTTCTGTGTGACATCAGGCTGTGATAATGAAGAGGGTGACAAATTGCGATGTATCGGTCATATCCCATAACAGCCAATATAGTTAGTTCAATAATATTGAAAGTGTGCAAGCAGAATATTTGTATCAGACAATTTGCCAGAGATATCTTATAAAACTGAGTAGCAAGGTTAAATAACAGATGAGGGATCAAACTTGAACTGCCATAGATGCCGTTAACAGACAGATGGCACACAAGAATATACATGGGATTATGCAAAGTCCTTTCACTGTAAATCACTGCAATCAGAAGTGAGTTTAGCAGAACAATTGCAACATAGAGTAGAAGGAAAACAGTGAAGTACAAAGGCTTCTGCTGGTCCATCACAAGGTAGCCATCAAAAATGAATGTTGTTAAAGTTGATGCATTCATAGTGCCAATGTAGCTTTTCTACAAAAAGAACAGAAGACTATCAGtacacaataaatacatttccatttttaaacattaatgcatCTGGATagagcaaataaacatttcaTCTATTTTCTGTTGCATTTGTGATATTTTATAGCAAGTGCTCTAAATGTGCATTTATCTAAACActtaaacaataaaatatctCCTCAGATACAATTTGTTACCGCTATAACCAAATATTCTTAGCACATATTACAGATATTGTTACTATTGATCATGAATGTCTAAATTTAACTTGTAAACTTTTATCAATTTCTAAACTTTAAAATCAATTTAATTTCTCTTCTTGTTTAAGTAAATATTATTTGCATTTAGtacattattacatttgttattttacaaaaaatacAGCATTAAACACAGTAGCCTAATCTAAGTAACACATTCTCAACCAAGTGtttgattaaaaataaaacttacTGAACAGTCGTTCTTTAAACAGTACAAGGAGATGGTCAACTAAATGTATCTGCTGTCAAGCCAGATTTATAGCTCAGAGAAGTGGGAGGTCTGTGAATTCCTTGTGACCAGTGAAACATCATTTTGTCTATGCTGAGGattgtgaaaaaaaacatagaCAGTGCAATGTCTCTAAAGAGTGAAGCATTAAAGTACACATTCCAGACTTTAATTTAAGAGTATTGGGGTTGGGCATTGGGGTTTCAGCATGTTGAAATTAAACCACCTTTTTACACAGCCCCCCTCATTTTAGGGAATTACCTTGGGTACAATtacatggggcagtggtggctcagtggttagagcgccaggttatcaataacagggttatgggtttgactcccgggcttggcaagctgccactgtgcAAGACTctttaccctttctgctccctgggcgctggagttggctgcccaccactctgggtgtgtgtgtactaactgcccctagttcactagtgtgtgtgtccactaccacagatgggttaaatgcagaggacacatttcgttGTGCAGTGtatactgtacagtgacaaatacgggCACCTTTAGCTATGCTAGGTACATTAAAGCCGTCATGTTTAGTGCCTTGTTACATCTCTTTTACATGCAATGACTGTGGTCCAAGTCTGCGGTTTAGAGAGTTCACTTGGTGCTGAGATGCTTAGCCAAGCTTCTAAAGCAGCCATCCTCAGCTTGCTTGTTTCAGGGCCTTGTTCCCTTaagttttctcttcagtttatgGAACACATGCTTCATTGAATTTAAATCAGGTGACTGACAAGAACTTTCAACTTTTTACTTTGAGAAACACTTGTGTTATCTTAGCATGTTTGGGGAAATTATTTCGCAGTAGGATGAAGCCATTCCAATGAGTTTGGAGGCATTTACTGGAACTTGAGTAGATATGATGTTCCTACACACCTCAGAATTCATTGTGCTACTGCGTTCAGTAGTTACATCATTAATAAAGATAAGTGCTCCAGTACCTGTGGCAACCATACATGCCCAAGCCGTGACAACCtacctccatgtttcacagacaAGGCAGTATGCTTTGGATCGTGGGCAGTCCACACTTTACTCTTGCCATAAGTCTAATTCAGGTTAGTCCTGGTCTCATCTGCAGGCTCTTTTAagtattgtgtgttttttttacaaactgTAATGTGGTCAGTCTGTTTAGCACTTTGATGATTGCATTGTAGCCCCTGTACTTCAGTAAATGATGTCTTCTGCAGATAGTAATCTCTGACAAATACAGACCTACATTCTCAAGGCTGTTTTCAGATCTGTTGAACAGACAATTAAGGATTCATCTAGAGATTAATAACAATGAACAGTGGATGTGTTTCTTGGCTTTCCAGTCCCTTTACAATTAATGACCTCACCAGTGCATTTGCCCTTTTTAAAGATGATCCACACCGTTGATTTTGGTAATCTCAAGGTTTGACTGATGTCTTTAatggttttatttgtgtttttcagCCTCTTAATAACTTCTTTGACTTTCATTGGCATAGCTAGATTCCAATCTATGTGTCTTATGCCTGCACCAGAGGCGCCATTAGACCCACTAATTATTATACAGCAGTATAAAGTCTATTTCATTCTGAACTGCTAAACAGAACTACATGACATTTCACAAGAATATACTACAGGCACAatatttcccataatgcccagCATCTTTCTGAAAGCatacaaacatttttaatcaatcACTTTTAACCCTCTTTGTCTAATAGACAGCTTGCACAAAGCAGGGTTAGTTAATAGACAATATTACAACAAAACCACTCACTCTTAACAATAATGGCAGTCAGTTTCCCCAAGTCCTTTATTCACAGATTCATCAACAACACATACTATAGGTgttaacatttttctttttacttcttCATGCcgatatttgtgttttttggtGGTCCAAAAGTAATTAGTCTAATTTCACtaatcttatttttttttcttcttcctttaaaccctgtagctgcactgtgtaaagaattctggatgaatggaccaataattGACTTggattaaaatctttttacattgacttctattgaatgTTTCgtcttcctgtaaagttgctcttttggagatacatgttctTTGGACAGTGAtggtatttttatatatctataatatGTTTAGCattctaaaatgtatttatttcaagCAATAGAGAACAAGACTTATCTAAGCTGTGTCATAGCTAGTCTAATGGCCTTCTTTATAGCCTGCGGTTTATGTATCCCCCAAGTCTTTTGTGATGGCCTTCTGTGTGCTTGGATCATGTGAAAGGTAGTACAGCCATAGTCTACTCTTCAGCAAGCTAATGCATTGTGTAGATTAAATCAGTGTTTAAATATGATCACTGTTTAATTGCTTTTAACAATAAAGCATTTTTGGTAAATTCCAAAGCTGAAAGATGAACTCCATATTGTCAGAGAAGTTTTAAGTAGCTCTATTTTCAGTGTTTAAATAAGAGGGGAAGTGTTTACTTGCTATCAGAATGATTTATTCTCAGTAAAATTAACAGTTTGACATGTTTAGCAGTATTTACTCTTTAATATATTAGTTgaatttattttgtttactgtaaaatggTGTTTATGACatgaatataataaaaataataaattcattGTCTAATGTTTAAACACAGCAACTTTTTTATGAAAGAACAACTTGTGAAGAAAGGTCCTTATCACCTGACCACTTATACCATAAATCATAGGGTTGACCAGGGGTGGAAATACGACTTTGTATAACCTCAAAGAAA
This sequence is a window from Salminus brasiliensis chromosome 18, fSalBra1.hap2, whole genome shotgun sequence. Protein-coding genes within it:
- the LOC140539742 gene encoding olfactory receptor 4B13-like, which translates into the protein MNASTLTTFIFDGYLVMDQQKPLYFTVFLLLYVAIVLLNSLLIAVIYSERTLHNPMYILVCHLSVNGIYGSSSLIPHLLFNLATQFYKISLANCLIQIFCLHTFNIIELTILAVMGYDRYIAICHPLHYHSLMSHRKLQILVIFMWVYPLITFLLYESLTIRLTFCSPVITKTHCINFELIKLSCTDITVHSVIGLVLTMTVFMLPQMLLILFSYAQILRVCLYSSKECKTKAVQTCTPHLLAVLNYFIGCFFEIIQSRFNISYLSHDFRTFMSLYFMIFPPLVNPIIYGMSGQVIRNFVYKFFFRKKVAVFKH